The nucleotide window CGAGGAGCACCTGCCCGCGCACGTCCGCACCGGCAAGCACCCCTTCGACATCCGCGACGACGACGGCGACCTCTCCGTGAAGCGCCGCCTGCCCGCGCTGGAGCGCACGCTCATCGCCCGCGCGCTGGAGCGCAGCCAGGGCAACCGCACCCGCGCCGCCGAGCTGCTGGACCTGTCCGTCCGCGCGCTTTCGTACAAGATCCAGGACTACGGGCTGGAGTAGGCCGGGACAGGGGAGCGCTCCGCTCACGACACCCTTGCGCACCCAGGTGTCCACACCGTACACTATTGCCGCTCGTTTAGAGCCCTGAGAAAACATCGTCCATACACGCAGTCTCCACCAACGCGACGGGTAACGCATGCGCCACGGCCTGAGGGAGCTGGGGGTCACGCTGATCGAGGTGATGACGGTGGTGGTGCTGGTCGGGATCGTGAGCGCGCTGGCGGTCCCGGCGTGGAACCGCGTGCTGGCCGACATGCGCAGACGCAGCGCGACCAACCTGGTCGTGAACGACATCTTCTACACGCGCATGCTGGCCGTGCGCTCCGGCCGGAGTGCGGTGATGCGCTTCGACGGCGGCGGGCGGTGCCCCATGGGCGCGGGCGCGCGGGTGGTGTCCGAAGGCTACCGCGTCGTCATCTCGGGGCCCGTGGAGCACGAGGTGAAGGCCGTCTCCCTCCGGGCCACGCTGGGCAAGGTCTGCCTCCAGACGAACAACTCCGACTCCATCGCCTTCGACTCGCGCGGCCTGCTGATCCCCTTCGCCAACCGCACCCTCTGGCTGGACGGCGGTACAGGCGTCAATGACACCGTCAGCATCTCCGTCGTAGGCCGCGTCCTCCGCCGCTGACATCCAGCGCCGGATCGAGACGCACCGCATCCTACTCTGCGAATCAACAAAGCGAGATCGGTGAATACCGCCCAGCCAAGCCAACGCCGCATCGTTCGACCTGAATCCGCGGATGTGGATCGGAGATGGCGTTCGGACCGCTCTCGTTCGCACGATGCGGAGCAGAGATGTGTGGATCGGAGATGTGGATCAGAGATGTGGACCTGCGGATCGGGATCGGGACGATGGTTTCGGAGAATGTGGCTTCGACGATGTGGATTGGACGGCGGGAGTCGGTTGATGTAGATAGGCGGGGGATGATGCGCATCAGCGGAAACTGCGCAGGTGGATTATTCGCGGCGGATGAGTAGATGTGGGTCGGCGATGGAGTTGCGCGGATGAGAGGGTTGCAACATGCCGCGATCGATGCGAAATGCAGCACGCCGCCGGCTTGTCGGGGCGGACTCCGCTCCCGCCGTTGCGCGCGGGAATGATGATCGCACGGCCATGCACCGGCGCGCAGAACGGGCCTTCTCCACGCGAGCGCGGCGGCAAACAACGCCCTTCGCGGTAAACGGCTGCGGAAAACTTTGCCGGACGGGAAAGATGTGACGCGGCCCCGTGGCCCCACCGTCCTCGTAAACCATGGTGTTTACACGACGTTGGGCGCGGCACGGGTCTTCCTTACTGCGCCCGGCATGTCTCCCCAATTCCGCAGGGTCGCCGGCCGCTCCGGCTATACGCTGATCGAGCTGATCACCGTGGTGGTGCTCGTGGGCGTCGTGTACGCGCTCGCCGCGCCGCGGCTCACGGGCTACATGTCCAACCAGAAGGTGCAGCGCGCCATGGACCGCATGGCCTCGGACGTGGGCTTCGCCCGCATCCAGGCCGTCCGCGAGGGCCAGCCGGTGCAGCTCATCCTGACGGGGTACCGCACCTACGACGTGAAGGTGCTGGACGGCACGGCCGCCGGAAAGATCGTGCGGAACACCGACCTGGGCATGGCGAGCGGCGTGACGCTTGGGCCGTCGGGCAGTTCCGTGACCTTCGACTCGCGCGGGCTGCTCACCGCCGGCTCGGCGACGTTCACGGCAACGCGCGGGTCGTACACCGCGCAGATCACCATCACCCCCATCGGCAGGGTCCGGCGTGACTACTGAACATCGCGAGGCCGGGGCCGGGCTGGACCGGCGGGGCTTCACCCTCCTGGAGATGCTGGTGGCCATGATGATCATGGCCGTGGGCCTGGTCGGCCTGGAGTCGCTCACCTGGACCGCGGTGCGGCAGGTCGCGCGGGCCCAGCGGCAGACCCGCTTCGTCTCCATAGCCACCGACACGCTGGAGCAGACCGTGGCCCGCGTGCGCTTCGGCAACGTGACGCCGTCTTCCAGCGTCACGCGCAGCGTGGACGGCGCCACCATGCTCATCCAGTACTCGTCCGCCGGCGGGCTCCGCACCGTGTCGGTCAAGGTGACGCCGCCGTCGTCGTCCATCGGCGCCGGCCGGGCCTTCACCGCCGCCGACACCGTTCGGCTCAGCCAGAGCATCTACTGATGCGCCAGCCCACCCCCCTCCCGCGCGGCCGCTCCGGCTTCACGCTCATCGAGATCCTGGTCTCGCTGATGATCTCGGCGCTGTTCGCCACCGCGCTCTTCCAGCTCCTGCGCATGCAGGGCGGCATGTTCGCCCGCAACAGCGGCCAGGAAGAGGTGCAGCAGAACGCCCGCGGCGCGCTCCAGGTCATCAGCGGCGAGCTTCGCGGCGTGCCCGCGCAGGGCGGCATCTACTCGGCAAACGACCAGTCGCTCACCGTGCTGGTGCCGCACGCGTGGGGCGTGGCCTGCCCCGGCGGCACCGCCACGCAGATGGAGGTCGTCTTCCCGCCTCTGGACGGGAACGTCATCACGCGCACCACGGGCAGCGGGCTCCTGGCCGACATGTCGGCCGGCACGGCCGCGCGCAACATGCAGCCCAACATCTACGGCGCCACGGTGGCCGCCATCACCGCGCGCACGGCGTTCGTTCCCGCCGCCGACGCGCAGTGCGCCACGCTGGCCGCGGGCGCCGACGCCATCGGCTACCGCTTCACGGGCACCAACTTCCCCGTGGCCCCGCCCGCCGGCAACCTGGTGATGCTGTACGAGTCGGTGACGTACGACGTGGGCCAGAGCGAGGGCAAGTGGTGGGTGCGGCGCAGCTACGGCGGCACCCAGCAGCCCATCGCCGGCCCGCTCGAGGACAACACGACCGGCCTGCGCTTCCAGTACTACACGGGCACCTCCGCCACGCCGCTCAACGCGGCCCCCGGCCGCAACGAGACGACGGACACCACGATCCACCGCATCGGGGTCAAGATCCGGATGCGGAGCACGGCGACCGCCTCCGCGCAGTACCAGACCCAGCGGGACGACCTCACCGTCCAGCTGCGCAACTAGCCACACAGGCCCATGCCCATGCCCGGTCGCACCCTCCTCCGCCCCGTGCTGGACCGCCACGGCGTCGCGCTTCCCCTGGCGCTGCTGGGGCTGGTCGCCATGACGCTGCTGGTGACCACCATGATGATGACCACGTCTACCGAGGCCGCCGTCAGCTCGGCCGGCGCGGGCGCGGCGCAGTCGCTGTACGACGCCGAGAGCGGCCTCCAGGCCTACATCGCCCAGAACCAGGCGGTGGCGCTCACGCCGCTGACCACCGACTTCACGATCCCCGGCACGGGCCGGCAGACGCGCATCGTGGTCACGCAGCTGATGGAGCGCCTGAACGCCGACAACAGCAGCATGACCGTCACGGCGATCACGTCCACGCCCCTTCGCACCAACCCCACGCGCCTCTCCGGGCGCCCGGTGGTGAGCATGGTCACGCAGACGTTCCCGCCGCCCATCAACCTGAACATCAAGTCGTCGGTCACCATGGGCGGCGACCTGGACGTGCAGGGCAACGCCTTCACCGTCAACGGCGCCTCCACGGCGTGCGGCAACGGCTCGGCGGGCGTGCAGGCGGTGACGGGCGCCACCGGGTCGCAGGTGAGCGCCAACGGCAACGGCATCTCCAACTTCACGGGCGTGGACAGCCTCGGGCACGCCACCACGGGCAACGCGGCCATCGCGCAGAGCGGCCTCAGCAAGCAGCAGCTGGAGCTGATGGCGCTGGGCGGCAAGACGCTGCCGCAGCTCATCGCCGCGCTGCCGGCGCGCGACAAGTACGGACCGGCCTACGCCGTCAACGGCGTGACCCGCACCTTCCCCGGCACGGTGGGGCCGCCGTCCACGCCGGACTCGGTGGCGGTGGTGGACGCCAACGGCGGCACGGTGTCGCTCCTGGGCGGCGGCGGGATGCTGATCATCACCAACGGCAACCTGAGCATGCAGGGGAACGCCACCTTCAACGGCATCATCCTGGTGGACGGCAACTTCGAGCTCGGCGGCACTCCGCGGGTCAACGGCGCCATCATCAGCCTCTCGGTCACCGGCCAGAACCGCATCGCCCTCACCGACGGCGGCGACAACAGCGACATCCACGGCAACGTGACGGTGCAGTTCAACCGCTGCATGACCAACGCGGCGCAGCGGGCCTTCACCAACGCGGCCACCGGGAACCCCACCACGACCACCCAGTCGTACGGCTGGTTCGAGGTGGTGCGCTAACCTCGCGCGGCGCCGCCACAAGGCCACGCTTGACGCTCGTTGTGGGCCGCGCTATCGTAACCGAACACCTTCCGCAAACCTGCGCACCTGCCGGAGCCCCGCAGAGGGGGCTCCGCGCTCCGCGAATCCCATCGTACGGACCACTCGCCTCATGGCATCGTTACTCAGGCGCGGCAAGACCACGGTAGGGCTGGACGTGGGCAGCGGCTTCATCAAGCTGGCCGTGATCGATCACTCGGGCAGCGAGCCCGAGCTCACCCACGTCTCCTTCACCCCCCTCTTCGCCGACGCGATCGTGGAGGGCGAGGTCATGGACCCGCAGATCGTGGTGGACACCATTCAGTCGCTGCTCACCACGGCGGGGATCAAGTCGAAGAACGTGGTGGCGTCGGTGGGCGGGCGCGACGTGATGGTGAAGAAGATCCAGATGGACCGGATGAAGGAGTCCGACGCGCGCGAGGTGATCCGCTGGGAGGCCGAGCAGTACGTGCCCTTCGACATGGAGAACGTGCAGCTCGACTTCCAGATCCTGGACCCGCTCGAGGCCGGCCTGCAGATGAGCGTGCTGCTGGTGGCCGCCAAGCGCGAGGTGGTGGACCAGAAGGTCTCGCTGCTGCGCGACGCGGGCATCGCCCCCTCGCTGATGGACGTGGACGCCTTCGCGCTGCACAACGCCTTCGAGCACAACTACCCCGAGGCGATGACGGGCGTGGTGGCCCTGGTCAACGTGGGCCACGAGATCTCGACGGTGAACCTGCTGCAGGACGGCACGCTCATCCTCACGCGCGACGTGCCGTTCGGGTCCCGCCGCCTGCGCGAGGACCTGCGCCGCCTGCACGGCCTGAGCGCCGACGAGGCCGACGCGGTGCTCCAGGGCCGCTCGCCGCGCGCCGCCGAGTTCCGCGACCTGCTGGCCGACGGCTGCGAGGAGCTGGCGCTGGGCGTGGAGCGCGCCGCGGCTTTCCTGTCGATGGGCGACTCCGGCGGGCAGGGGCTGGGCCGGGTCTACCTGTCCGGCGGCGGCGCCAAGATCCCCGGCCTGCTGGACGTGGTGGCCGGCCGCGTGCGCGCCCGCTGCGAGCTGGCCAGCCCGCTCCAGCGCCTGCGCGTGCGGCCCGGCATCTCCACCCTGTTCCCCATGGACGAGCTGGCCCCCATGCTGATGCTCTCCGTGGGCCTCGCCCTCCGCACCGCCGCCTGAGCCGGAAAGACTCCCTGTGATCGAGATCAATCTCCTCCCCGGCGGCGCAGCCCGCCGGCCCACCGCCGCGCGCGGCGTGGCCGGGAGCAAGATGTCGCTGCCCAAGATGGGCGGCGACCCGCGCGAGGTGGCGCTGGGCGCGCTGGCCGTAGCGCTGCTGCTGCTGGCCGCGTGGAGCTGGTGGAGCACCGGCCAGCGCCGCGACGAGCTGCAGGGGCAGGTGGAGCGCGAGACGGCCGACTCCACGCGCCTGACCGGCACCATCAATCTGGTGGCCTCGGTGGATGCGAAGAAGGACACCATCGAGCGCAAGATCGGCGTGATCCGCAGCGTGGACGAGCGGCGCTACGTGTGGCCGCACATCCTGGACGAGGTGAGCCGGGCGACGCCGCAGTACACGTGGCTCACCAAGATCGCTTCTTCCGAGCAGTCGGGCCCCTCCCCGGTGCCGGGCCGCCCCGCGCCCCCGCCCCCCGCCGCGAAGCCCGACACCGCCAAGCCCGACACGACGGCGGCGGCGCGCGCAGCCCGCGAGCAGGCCCGGGCCGACTCGGTCCGTCTCGCCGTACCCGGCTTCACGGTCGAGGGCAACACGGCCAGCCCGCAGGCGCTCACGCGCTTCATGAAGAACCTGGAGGCCTCGCCCATGATCAAGGACGTGACGCTGGTGACCAGCCAGCAGTCGGCCGAGGTAGGGCGGACCTTCCTGAAGTTCACGCTCGAGGCCAAGTACGAGATCCCGGACAGCTCCATCGTCCAGACCGTTCCCGTCGTCGCGACCCGGTGACCATGGCGCTTCCCCCGATGGACCCCGCGCGCCGCCAGAAGCTGCTGCTTGGCGCCGCCGCGCTCGCTGCGGCGGGCTACGGCTTCTACACCTACGTCTACGGCCCCCGCGCCGAAGAGGTGACGCTGCTGGAGACGCACCTCTCGTCGCTCCAGGCGCAGAACACCACCGCGCGCGCCCTGGCCGCCGGCGCTTCGGGCGACGTGGAGCGCCGCCTGGGCGCCTACCGCGACCAGCTGCACGCGGTGGAGGGGCTGATCCCCAGCAGCGAGGAGCTGCCGGACCTGCTCGACGCCATCTCGACCGAGGCGCAGCGCACCGGGGTGGAGATCTCGCTGATCCAGCCCGTGGGCGCGACCGAGGAGCAGTACTACACGAAGCGCGTCTACGACATGGCGGTGATCGGCACGTACCACCAGGTGGGCGCCTTCCTGACGCGCGTGGCCTCGCTGCCGCGCATCGTCACCCCCATGAACCTGGTGGTGGCGCCCAAGGACGCTCCCACCGGGCCGGGCCAGCCGGCGCCGGGCGCCGACCTGGACAAGACGCGCCTGGAGGCGCGCTTCTCGGTGGAGACGTACGTGATCCCCGCCGCCACGCCAGCCCCTGCAGGGAATGCGGACTAAGACGCTCCTGGCCGCCCTCGCGATCGCCGCGGCGGCCCACGCAGCCCCGGCCCGCTCGCAGGCGCCGCCGCGCGACACCGTGGCGGTGTACCGCCGCGAGGTGTTCAGCTACGACCCGCGGGGCCGCCCCGACCCCTTCCGCCCGCTGCTCTCGCCGGTGGACCTGGGGATCAAGCTCGAGGACCTGCACCTGACCGGGGTCCTCTACAACCCGGATCCGCGCTACTCCATGGCGGTCTTCGCGCAGACGGACAGCACGGCGCCGCCGCTGCGCCTGCACCGCGGGCAGCGATACGGGAACCTGACGGTGGTCGCCATCTACCCGCGGCGCGTGGACGTGCGGGTGGACCAGTTCGGCCAGAGCCGCGTGGAGTCGATCATCCTGCGCACGCGGCCCACCGCGCAGGCCGTCCAGCCCGCCGGCCCGCAGGCGCAGCAGCCCGTAGTCGTTCAGATGGTACCCCAGTCTCAGCCGCAGCAGCCCGTGCGGCAGCGCCGGTCCGACCGTCCGGTCGCACCGCCGGCCGCGAATCCGGCCGCAACGAAAGGATATCCGCAATGATCCGCCGTCTCTCGATGGCCCTGATGCTGCCCGCGCTGCTGGCGGCCGGCCCCCCCGCCGCCCTGAGCGGCGGGAACGTGACCACCCTGCGGCTGGAGTCGCGCGGCGGCAACACCGAGCTGACGGTGGAGATCGCCGGCGGCGACGTGCGCTGGACCGACTTCAAGATGGGCGGCCCGCCGCGCGTGGTGGTCGACATCGCCGGCGCCCGCAGCGCGCTGCCCAGCCAGCGCTTCGACGGGCTGAACCGCGGCGGCGTCGCCTCGGTTCGCGCCAGCCAGTTCACGGACGACGTCGTGCGCGTGGTGATGGTGCTGGACCGGCAGGCGGACTACACGGTGACGCGCGTGCCCGAGGGCATCCGCATCGCCGTGGCGTCGGCCAGCCAGTCGGCGTTCCAGCCCTGGCACAGCGGCGCCCCGGTGCAGCCGTGGCGCCGCCCCGGCTCGGCCGAGGAGACGTCGGCGCGGGCGGACGCGGCTCCCGCGGCGCCGGTTCGCACCGCGGCGGCACCGATGCAGAGCCGTCCCGCGCAGAACCGGCCCGGCCGGCGCATGACGGTGACGTTCGACAACATGCAGATGCAGGACGTGATCGCGAGCTTCGCGGCGTTCAGCGGCCGGTCCATCATCCCCGGCGCGGGCGTGGGCGGGATCGTGGTGACCTCGGCCACCATCAACAACCAGCCGTGGGACGAGGCGCTGCGGGCGCTGCTCCAGGCGTACGGCCTGGCCGCGGTGGAGCTGCCCAGCGGCATCATCCGCGTGGACGCGATCGAGAAGCTGGCCGAGCGCGAGAAGCAGGAGCCGCTGGTGACCCAGCCGTTCCGCATCAACTTCGTGCCGGTGGCCGAGATGGAGGCCACCATCAAGCCGCTGCTCACCGACCGCGGCCAGGTGGCGACCAACCCGTCCACCAACACGCTGATCATCACCGACGTGGCCGGGGTGCTGGACGGCCTCTCGCGCCTGGTGGGCCAGCTCGACGTGCCCACGGCGCAGGTGGCGATCCAGGCGAAGATCGTCTTCATCAACCGCACCGACGCGGAGCAGCTGGGCGTCAGCTACGACCTCAAGGACTCGCGCGGCAACCAGCTGAACCAGCTGGTGGCGGTGCCGGACCCCAACAACCCGGGCTCGACCACCAACACCGACCTGGTGTCGCTGGGCGGCAACTCCATCGCCGCGCTGGGCAACGCGAACAACCGCGTCTCGGGGGCCACGCTCTCGACCGTGATCTCGCTGGTGCTGGGCCGCTACACGCTGGTCACCTTCCTCGACGCGCTGCAGACGGCGCAGCTCTCGGACGTGCAGGCGGCGCCGGTGGTGACCACGGTGAGCAACCACGAGGCGTCGATCTGGGTGGGCGAGAAGACGCCCATCCGCGTGGTGGACCTGGGCCAGCAGGGCCAGGCCGGCGCGGCCACCGGCGCTGCCGGGGGGCAGGCAACGCGCGCCACGGCGCAGCTCGTGGAGACGGGCATCCGCCTGATCGTGACGCCGCAGGTCACGTCGGACCGGCGCATCTTGCTCCAGCTGCACGCGGAGCGCTCGAGCGCCAACATCGTCCCCACCGAGATCGGCGTGCAGTTCCTCCAGCAGCAGGGCGACACGCGGGTGCTGGTGAACGACGGCGAGACGGCGGTCATCGGCGGGCTCACGGTCACCGAGGTGACCAGCGTGCGCTCGGGCATCCCCTTCCTGATGGACATCCCCTTCATCGGCGGGATCTTCCGGAAGACGACGTCGCAGGAGGACAAGCGTGACCTGCTGATCATGGTCACCCCCCACATCGTGGACGACCGCGCCTGAGCGCGGTGAACCGAACTACAAGGAAACGCGATACATGAAAACCGCCCGCAGACGGATCTCCGTCGCCGCCGCGACCGCCGTCCTCGCGGGCGGCCTGCTCGCGGCGTGCGACGGCGGCAACCTCTTCGTCGACCCCGGCCACGGCGGCGGCTCCGGGAACGGCGGCACCGACGGCACGCCGCCCACCGCCACCATCCAGTACCCGAAGCCCGACAGCGCCGTGCTGGCCGTGGGCGACCAGGCCTTCGTGAAGGTCCGCGCGACCGACGCGGTGGCGCTGCGCTCGGTGACCATCGAGGCGTTCTCGCTGCGCGGCAGCGCGGCGCTGGGCACGCTCACCAAGGTGGACCGCTTCACGCCCAAGACGGTGCGGCTGGACTCGGCCGGCTACGCGGTGAAGGACACGGTGATCACCCGGTTCCTGGACGCGACCACCGACACCCTGGTGGACCAGAAGGTGTACGTGGTGACCACGGCCACCGACACGGCGGGCAACGTGGACGCCGACACCAGCTTCCTGGCTATCGGCGGCCCGCAGGTGCAGGTGACGGCGCCCGCGGGCGGCGCCACGGTGCGAGCGGGCGTGCCGCTGCGCGTGGCGCTGAGCGCGACCGACCAGATCAGCAAGATCACGGCGGTGCGCGTCTTCACCTCGGGCGCGTACGTGAAGGACACGACGGTGCAGCTCCAGGTGGCGGTGGCGCACGTGGACACGGCCATCACGATCCTTCTGCCCGACACGGTGAAGGGCACGGCGCTGCACATCTCCGCCACGGCCACGGCCGGCACGCGCGCCCAAGGCACGGCGCGGCCGGTGGACGTGGTGGTGCAGCCTGCCGCGGCGGACGTGACGCCGCCGCGGGTGAGCTTCACCGTGTCCGCCCCGGCGCGCGCCGAGGTGAACGACACGCTCACGGTCACCGTGACGGGGACGGACGAGACGCGGGTGGACAGCGTGGGCGCCACGGTGCTCGCCATCCGCCGGACGGCGGCGCGGACCGACACGGTGGGCCGCTTCACCCGGCGGGTGAGCGGGGCCACGGGCACGCTGCGGTTCACCGTGGCGGAGTTCAACGGGCCGGTGGTGCCGCTGGGCCTGGACTCGCTTACGCTGGGCTTCGAGGTGACTGCCTTCGCCAAGGACGGGGCGGGGAACTGCGCCACGGCGACCACGCCGGGCTCGCTGCAGGGCGGCCCGTGCCGCACGGCCGGGGGCGTGATCCTCTCCGACGGCCCCGGCGCGCTCCAGCAGGTGGTGGTGGCGCGCGGCCTGACGCTGCCGTTCCCCAACGCGGGCGACCGCATCGCCGACGTGATCGCCGACAGCACGCGCCTCTTCCTCTCCAACCTCACCCGTAACCGGGTGGAGGTGGTGCAGATCGGGTCGCAGACGTACGGCACGCCGGTGCTGGTGGGCTCGGAGCCGTGGGGCCTGGCGCTGGGCCGCAACAGCGACTCGCTGTACGTGGCCAACAGCGGCGGCACCAACATCTCGGTGATCCCGCTGCGCAACCCGGTGCTCCAGGAAGCGGCCTCGGCCCGCATCTTCCCGGCGAACGAGCTGCTGTTCGACATCAGCTACACGATCGACACCAAGACGGGCACGGTGCCGCCGTCGTCGGTGCTGCGCTTCGACTACAGCGACCGGCCGCAGTTCATCGCCCAGGCGTCGAACGGCTTCCTGGTGTACTCGACCAAGCCCACGGGCGCGGCCAAGGACGGCACGGTCCGCATCTACGACCGCAACAAGCCGTTCCGGTCCGAGATCTTCACCGGCTACGTCGACCGCCACACGGCCAACAAGGCGCTGGCGGTGAACGCCGATTCGGCCTTCCTGGTGCCGGGCGACCCCAACCGCCTTCTCGTCTGCCCGCGCCGCCGCTTCGGCGACACGAGCGACCCGGCGTGCATCCTGGGCGACGTGTCGAGCGTGAGCGACTCGCTCTTCAAGCTGCGCCAGCTGCCGGCCAACGCGGCGGGCGGCCGGTGGGACACGCGGGTGGACATCGGGGCCGACGTGGCCGAGGTGGGCTTCTCGGACACGACGTTCGTGGCGGTGAGCACCGACCGCAACTACGTCGCCGTGGGCGAGGGCGCCCGCGTCAACGGCCGCATCCCGCTCTTCCAGGCCAGCGCCGACTCGCTGGTGCTGCGCGGCGACGTGCGCGACCTGATCAACAACACCAACGAGCGCGTCATCGGCTTGGGCCTGAACGGCGACGGCTCGCTGGGCATCGCCCGCGGCAATCAGGCGTACTTCTTCAACAACACGCTGCGCCTGCAGGGCGTGACCGCCAGCGGCTCGCCCGCCGGGGGCGTGGCGATGCACCCCGACAACTTCGGATATCCCGGCGGCTCGTTCCGGCTCTCGTTCGTCTCCGGCATCGACGAGACGGGCGCGCCGTACGTGGACGTGATCGACACGTTCAACTTCTTCCGGACCAAGCGGATGTACATCCGCGACGCGGTGGTGGGCGCCATCACCGTGGCGCGGCGGCAGGCGGGCGACCCGGCGAACGTAGCGCTCCGCATCTACGCGCTCACGCCGCGGGGCGTGGTGGGCCTCACGGTGCTGACCACGGACCTGACGCCGTAAGGCGCGCGGTCCGCCCTGGCGGGAACGACGGCGGGGGCCCTGGCGCGAGCCGGGCCCCCGTTGTTTCTTTATGGGATGCCCCTCTTCCGCTTCACCACCGCCGGCGAGTCGCACGGCCCCGCGCTCACGGCCGTCGTGGAAGGGCTCCCCGCGGGCCTGCCCGTGGCGGTGGATTCCATCGATGCCGAGCTGAGGCGCCGGCAGGGCGGCTACGGTCGCGGCGGGCGCATGCGCATCGAGTCGGACCGGGCCGAGATCCTGTCGGGAATCCGGCACGGGGAGACGCTGGGGTCGCCGGTGGCGATGCTGGTGCGGAACCGCGACTGGGCCAACTGGACCGAGGCGATGAGCGCCGCGCCGGTGGAGAACGCGGGCGACGACGAGGCCATGCGCCGCGTCTTCCTCCCGCGGCCCGGGCACGCGGACCTGGTCGGGGCGATGAAGTACGGCCGGTCCGACGCGCGCGACATCCTGGAGCGGGCGAGCGCGCGGGAGACGGCGGCGCGTGTGGCGGCGGGCGCGCTGGCGAAGCGGCTGCTGGCGGAGCTGGGGATCACCGTCGGCAGCCATGTCGTGTCGCTGGGGGGGATCGACGCGGCGGTGCCGGACGAGCTGCCGGAGGACCTGAACGCGGCGTCCGACCCGTCGCCCGTGCGCTGCCTCGACGCGGAGGCGGAGGGGCGGATGATCGACGCCATCGACGCCGCGAAGCGCGAGGGCGACACGCTGGGCGGGGTGTTCGAGGTCGTCGCGCGCGGCGTTCCGGCCGGGCTGGGCTCGCACGTGTCGTGGGACCGGAAGCTGGACGGGCGCCTGGCTGCGGCGGTGATGTCGATCCAGGCGATCAAGGGCGTGGAGATCGGCATCGGGTTCGCGGGGTCGATGCGGCCCGGCTCGCGCGTCCACGACGAGATCGTGGCGGACGCGTCGCTCGCCGTCGGCGGCGGGTACGGGCGCGGGTCGAACCGCGCGGGCGGGCTGGAGGGCGGCATCACCACCGGCCAGCCGCTCGTGGTCCGCGGCGCGATGAAGCCGATCTCCACGCTGATGCGGCCGCTGGGCACCGTCGATCTCCGCACCGGCCAGCCGGGCGAGGCGGTGCGCGAGCGGTCGGACGTCTGCGCCGTTCCCGCTGCCGGCGTGGTGGGCGAGGCGATGGTCGCCCTCGTGCTCGCGGGCGCGGTGCTGGAGAAGTTCGGCGGCGATTCCCTGGCCGAGCTGCGCCGCAGCTACGACGCCTATCTCGCGCAGATCAACGCCCATGGCGTCCGCGCCTGACGCCCCCGTCCCACCGGACGAGGCGGTGGATGCGCATCGTCCTGGCCTCGGCCGGAATGCGTCAGTCGTGTCGCATCCATCGTCCGTCGCGGCGGATTCGCCGGATCGGGTAGATGCGGGAGATGCGCAGCGTCCGGCGGATGCGGTAGATGCCGACCCATCGGTAGGCGCGGTAGATGTTATCGTATCCGCCGAGAACGCTGCGGGTGGCGGATCGATGGCCGGCCGTGCATCTCCCGAACGCTCTACGGCGGACGCGACGGCGATGGACGGCACGGCATCTACCGAATCGGAATCTGCCGAATCCGTCCATCCGATCTCCCGTGTCGTGCTCGTAGGCTTCATGGCGGCGGGGAAGACGGAAGTGGGCGCGGAGCTGGCGCG belongs to Longimicrobiaceae bacterium and includes:
- a CDS encoding prepilin-type N-terminal cleavage/methylation domain-containing protein, with translation MTTEHREAGAGLDRRGFTLLEMLVAMMIMAVGLVGLESLTWTAVRQVARAQRQTRFVSIATDTLEQTVARVRFGNVTPSSSVTRSVDGATMLIQYSSAGGLRTVSVKVTPPSSSIGAGRAFTAADTVRLSQSIY
- a CDS encoding prepilin-type N-terminal cleavage/methylation domain-containing protein, which encodes MRHGLRELGVTLIEVMTVVVLVGIVSALAVPAWNRVLADMRRRSATNLVVNDIFYTRMLAVRSGRSAVMRFDGGGRCPMGAGARVVSEGYRVVISGPVEHEVKAVSLRATLGKVCLQTNNSDSIAFDSRGLLIPFANRTLWLDGGTGVNDTVSISVVGRVLRR
- the pilM gene encoding type IV pilus assembly protein PilM gives rise to the protein MASLLRRGKTTVGLDVGSGFIKLAVIDHSGSEPELTHVSFTPLFADAIVEGEVMDPQIVVDTIQSLLTTAGIKSKNVVASVGGRDVMVKKIQMDRMKESDAREVIRWEAEQYVPFDMENVQLDFQILDPLEAGLQMSVLLVAAKREVVDQKVSLLRDAGIAPSLMDVDAFALHNAFEHNYPEAMTGVVALVNVGHEISTVNLLQDGTLILTRDVPFGSRRLREDLRRLHGLSADEADAVLQGRSPRAAEFRDLLADGCEELALGVERAAAFLSMGDSGGQGLGRVYLSGGGAKIPGLLDVVAGRVRARCELASPLQRLRVRPGISTLFPMDELAPMLMLSVGLALRTAA
- the pilO gene encoding type 4a pilus biogenesis protein PilO, which produces MALPPMDPARRQKLLLGAAALAAAGYGFYTYVYGPRAEEVTLLETHLSSLQAQNTTARALAAGASGDVERRLGAYRDQLHAVEGLIPSSEELPDLLDAISTEAQRTGVEISLIQPVGATEEQYYTKRVYDMAVIGTYHQVGAFLTRVASLPRIVTPMNLVVAPKDAPTGPGQPAPGADLDKTRLEARFSVETYVIPAATPAPAGNAD
- a CDS encoding GspH/FimT family pseudopilin, with the protein product MSPQFRRVAGRSGYTLIELITVVVLVGVVYALAAPRLTGYMSNQKVQRAMDRMASDVGFARIQAVREGQPVQLILTGYRTYDVKVLDGTAAGKIVRNTDLGMASGVTLGPSGSSVTFDSRGLLTAGSATFTATRGSYTAQITITPIGRVRRDY
- a CDS encoding PilN domain-containing protein, with amino-acid sequence MIEINLLPGGAARRPTAARGVAGSKMSLPKMGGDPREVALGALAVALLLLAAWSWWSTGQRRDELQGQVERETADSTRLTGTINLVASVDAKKDTIERKIGVIRSVDERRYVWPHILDEVSRATPQYTWLTKIASSEQSGPSPVPGRPAPPPPAAKPDTAKPDTTAAARAAREQARADSVRLAVPGFTVEGNTASPQALTRFMKNLEASPMIKDVTLVTSQQSAEVGRTFLKFTLEAKYEIPDSSIVQTVPVVATR
- a CDS encoding prepilin-type N-terminal cleavage/methylation domain-containing protein — its product is MRQPTPLPRGRSGFTLIEILVSLMISALFATALFQLLRMQGGMFARNSGQEEVQQNARGALQVISGELRGVPAQGGIYSANDQSLTVLVPHAWGVACPGGTATQMEVVFPPLDGNVITRTTGSGLLADMSAGTAARNMQPNIYGATVAAITARTAFVPAADAQCATLAAGADAIGYRFTGTNFPVAPPAGNLVMLYESVTYDVGQSEGKWWVRRSYGGTQQPIAGPLEDNTTGLRFQYYTGTSATPLNAAPGRNETTDTTIHRIGVKIRMRSTATASAQYQTQRDDLTVQLRN